A window of Castanea sativa cultivar Marrone di Chiusa Pesio chromosome 1, ASM4071231v1 contains these coding sequences:
- the LOC142614317 gene encoding uncharacterized protein LOC142614317, with amino-acid sequence MDGPLADDCCSVCRNNFNIPCQANCSHWFCGNCIMQVWHYGSAIQPCKCPLCRRQITLLVPGEASSRWHHDPEVAEILRQVETYNRLFGGRANGLIQRMQDLPFLLRRLLRELMDPQRSLPLVIRARVYIAMILSAVYVLSPVDIIPEGILGIVGLLDDLLIVLICFLHVAAIYRSVLYVRHGGS; translated from the exons atgGATGGTCCTTTGGCGGACGATTGCTGTTCGGTGTGCCGTAACAATTTCAATATCCCTTGTCAAGCCAATTGCTCTCACTGGTTCTGCG GCAATTGTATTATGCAGGTTTGGCATTATGGTTCAGCAATTCAGCCGTGTAAATGCCCACTGTGTCGTCGTCAAATTACCTTGTTGGTTCCTGGAGAGGCTTCATCAAGGTGGCATCATGACCCGGAGGTTGCTGAGATTCTAAGACAGGTTGAAACATACAATCGCCTTTTTGGTGGGCGTGCCAATGGTCTGATTCAG AGAATGCAGGACCTTCCATTTCTCCTCCGAAGGTTGTTACGGGAACTGATGGATCCTCAGAGATCTCTACCTCTTGTCATCAGAGCCCGTGTCTACATTGCA ATGATACTAAGTGCAGTCTACGTACTGAGTCCTGTCGACATTATTCCAGAAG GAATACTGGGAATAGTTGGCCTCTTGGATGATCTCCTTATAGTGCTCATCTGTTTCCTCCATGTTGCTGCCATTTATCGGTCGGTACTCTATGTCCGTCATGGAGGTTCATGA